Proteins encoded in a region of the Polynucleobacter antarcticus genome:
- a CDS encoding MFS transporter produces the protein MNLPNDVQPAGRWLILFILSICIVLSMTTWFSATAVIPQLRDIWSLTPTLSAWLTIGVQVGFVIGAVGSSVMSLSDIISGKRLMIYGSIGAAIANAGMLLTDSAYLAIFFRILTGMFLALVYPPSLKLIATWFTKGRGVALGALVGAITLGSASPHFINAIGGLRWEIVIVATTLATLLGALILQLFVHEGPFPFPRAPFNLGRMGQVFKNRGIVLASLGYFGHMWELYAMWAWFLTFARMALIEQGVGDASSASFFTFAVIGVGALGCAVGGILGDRWGRTATTSLMMGISGMCALLAGFVFDGPLWLLITIGLIWGFTVVADSAQFSTIVTELGDPMYIGTALTMQLGIGFMLTVVTIWLLPLAATHLNSWQWVFLILLPGPALGILAMLLLRRMPEALKIANGNR, from the coding sequence ATGAATCTACCTAATGATGTTCAGCCAGCAGGTCGTTGGCTTATCCTTTTCATATTATCTATTTGCATTGTGCTGTCGATGACTACCTGGTTTTCAGCCACCGCGGTTATTCCTCAGTTAAGAGATATTTGGAGCCTCACGCCAACCCTGTCAGCATGGCTAACGATTGGGGTGCAAGTCGGATTTGTAATTGGTGCAGTTGGTTCTAGTGTTATGAGTCTTTCAGACATCATCTCTGGTAAAAGACTGATGATCTACGGATCGATTGGCGCTGCCATCGCGAATGCTGGGATGTTGCTAACAGATAGTGCATACCTCGCAATTTTCTTTCGTATTTTGACGGGCATGTTTCTTGCGCTGGTGTATCCGCCATCTTTAAAGTTAATAGCAACTTGGTTTACAAAAGGTCGCGGTGTTGCATTGGGTGCTTTAGTAGGGGCAATTACTTTAGGATCTGCCTCACCCCATTTTATTAATGCTATTGGTGGTCTTAGATGGGAGATAGTGATTGTCGCTACAACCCTCGCAACACTCTTAGGCGCATTGATTCTTCAGCTATTTGTCCATGAGGGTCCATTTCCATTTCCACGTGCACCATTTAATTTAGGTCGCATGGGGCAAGTATTTAAAAACCGAGGCATTGTGCTTGCTAGCCTGGGGTATTTTGGTCACATGTGGGAGTTGTATGCGATGTGGGCCTGGTTTCTGACATTTGCTCGGATGGCATTGATTGAGCAGGGTGTAGGTGATGCAAGTTCAGCCTCATTCTTTACCTTTGCGGTCATTGGAGTTGGTGCTTTGGGTTGTGCTGTTGGCGGAATTTTGGGGGATCGATGGGGAAGAACTGCTACTACCAGCTTGATGATGGGCATCTCCGGTATGTGCGCACTGTTGGCTGGGTTCGTATTTGATGGACCTTTATGGCTTTTAATTACTATCGGACTCATTTGGGGTTTTACAGTCGTCGCAGACTCGGCGCAATTTTCTACGATCGTGACGGAGCTTGGTGATCCTATGTATATTGGCACGGCATTAACTATGCAACTGGGAATTGGCTTTATGTTGACGGTAGTGACGATCTGGTTACTGCCTTTAGCAGCAACACATCTTAATAGTTGGCAATGGGTCTTTTTAATTCTCTTACCGGGACCAGCACTCGGAATCTTAGCTATGCTGCTATTACGCAGGATGCCAGAAGCACTGAAAATTGCTAATGGCAATAGGTGA
- a CDS encoding PAS domain-containing sensor histidine kinase: MKKIAPYIWKLKPLQWIRRIRGFRLVYTPLLAIIIFTGVMGIILGALQLQEKDQQESALYRELSIAKQRIQLRFTNNVDVLQSMGRDYVSINNSSNVKSAFISQAENLLQSNREIAQILWIDESSQRQWIAPTINLKRDWFNHPDNAPVISAALKKTIELSAATNRPAFSQFITLKIPTNESTAREVRHIFWQTIPQVSENETKGMVAVLYTAQGLLDLIPGELKSQYRFTLLTDNEKVLAISSDKNTPRRAFSNQTTLDMGVLSPNLILRIDTYPPATNLTFRMLIGVVLGLSAFVIWSLWSVLKQMQVRQEVEATLRAETNFRSAMENSTPVGIRAHDMNRAITYVNPAFCEMTGWSAAELIGLEPPFPFWPEAQKNDLSERMNLALELSKNQEKKIGMEGSIVNRNGTILQTRTFIAPLINEKGQQTGWVTSLIDISEPKKIREELAASQDRFITVLEGLDAAVSVVSKESGELLFANRFYRERFGGNAQGHFELAGGNVAQSGEIAPAIESPSLYQESESEEIQLLDESTGASKWYEVRRRFVPWVDGDIAQLLIATDITIRIEANELMRQQEERMQFSSRLTTMGEMASSLAHELNQPLSAISNYCMGVIKRLQGNLDPSLQTDIIPALQKASDQAYRAGTIIQRIKGFVKRSEPQRKPSDINEIVNDAVGLVEIEAHRHRFSITAKVTENLPLVDIDPVLILQVLVNLLKNSLDSLREVYPLSSRWSAPSVTISADLDTSTFPAMLRIQVTDAGAGIAETVIERMFEPFFSTKNDGMGMGLNICRSVIESHQGRLWAKNHMDVEQTKRSGCTFTILLPLEIPGSISNL, translated from the coding sequence ATGAAAAAAATAGCACCATATATCTGGAAACTGAAGCCCCTTCAGTGGATTCGACGCATTCGAGGTTTTAGGCTGGTTTACACCCCTCTCTTGGCGATCATCATCTTCACAGGGGTCATGGGAATCATATTAGGAGCTTTACAGCTTCAAGAAAAAGATCAGCAAGAATCTGCTCTCTACAGAGAGCTATCCATTGCAAAGCAACGGATCCAATTACGATTTACCAATAATGTAGACGTTCTGCAATCCATGGGACGCGATTACGTCAGCATAAATAATTCCAGTAATGTGAAGTCGGCGTTTATAAGTCAGGCAGAAAATCTATTACAAAGCAATCGCGAAATTGCACAAATACTTTGGATTGATGAAAGTAGCCAACGTCAGTGGATAGCGCCAACGATCAATCTGAAGAGAGATTGGTTTAATCATCCCGATAACGCTCCTGTCATTAGTGCGGCGCTCAAAAAAACTATTGAACTCAGTGCAGCTACCAACCGACCAGCATTTAGTCAATTTATTACGCTGAAAATCCCGACCAACGAATCCACCGCCAGAGAAGTACGTCATATATTTTGGCAAACGATTCCCCAGGTATCTGAAAATGAGACTAAGGGAATGGTGGCGGTCTTGTATACAGCACAGGGTTTATTGGACCTCATCCCGGGTGAGCTGAAAAGCCAATATCGCTTTACCTTGCTAACAGATAACGAAAAAGTCCTGGCGATTTCATCGGATAAAAATACGCCGAGACGTGCGTTCAGTAATCAAACCACCCTAGACATGGGAGTGCTCAGTCCTAATCTCATTTTGCGTATTGATACCTATCCACCGGCAACCAATCTCACTTTCCGAATGTTGATTGGCGTGGTACTAGGTTTAAGTGCATTCGTGATATGGAGTCTATGGTCAGTACTAAAACAGATGCAAGTTCGACAAGAAGTAGAGGCAACACTGCGTGCTGAGACCAATTTTCGTAGTGCTATGGAGAACTCCACACCAGTTGGTATTCGTGCGCACGATATGAATCGCGCGATCACCTATGTGAATCCCGCATTCTGTGAAATGACGGGATGGTCAGCAGCAGAATTAATAGGCCTGGAGCCCCCCTTTCCATTTTGGCCTGAAGCGCAAAAAAATGATTTGAGTGAAAGGATGAATCTTGCACTCGAGCTATCTAAAAACCAAGAAAAGAAAATTGGCATGGAGGGCTCAATCGTCAATCGTAATGGCACCATCCTTCAAACACGTACCTTTATTGCTCCATTAATTAATGAAAAGGGTCAGCAGACAGGATGGGTTACTTCCTTAATTGATATTTCAGAGCCAAAGAAAATTCGTGAGGAACTCGCTGCTTCTCAGGATCGTTTTATTACTGTACTAGAAGGTTTAGATGCAGCGGTATCTGTAGTATCCAAAGAATCTGGCGAACTCCTTTTTGCAAATCGTTTTTATCGAGAACGTTTTGGAGGAAATGCTCAGGGACATTTTGAATTAGCGGGTGGTAATGTAGCTCAATCCGGTGAGATCGCACCCGCTATTGAATCACCCTCTTTATATCAAGAGTCCGAGTCAGAAGAAATTCAATTGCTTGATGAATCTACAGGCGCTTCAAAATGGTATGAAGTGAGGAGACGTTTTGTTCCATGGGTCGATGGAGATATTGCGCAACTCTTAATCGCTACGGATATTACGATTCGCATTGAAGCTAATGAACTGATGCGCCAACAAGAAGAACGTATGCAATTTTCTAGCCGCTTGACTACGATGGGGGAAATGGCTTCCTCTTTAGCGCATGAATTAAATCAACCACTCTCAGCTATCTCTAATTACTGTATGGGTGTTATCAAGCGCCTACAGGGTAACCTAGACCCCTCACTACAAACGGATATTATTCCAGCTTTACAAAAAGCCTCTGATCAAGCCTATCGAGCTGGAACGATTATTCAGCGTATTAAGGGCTTTGTGAAACGGAGCGAGCCCCAACGTAAGCCCAGCGATATCAACGAAATTGTTAATGATGCTGTCGGCTTGGTAGAAATTGAAGCTCATCGCCATCGCTTTAGCATCACAGCGAAAGTCACTGAAAATCTACCCCTAGTAGATATTGATCCTGTCTTAATTTTGCAAGTTCTCGTCAACTTACTTAAAAATTCCCTAGATAGCTTAAGAGAGGTTTACCCCCTTTCATCTAGATGGTCAGCCCCATCCGTGACAATATCTGCTGATCTAGATACCAGTACCTTCCCCGCTATGTTGCGGATCCAGGTCACGGATGCCGGGGCTGGAATCGCAGAAACCGTGATTGAGCGCATGTTTGAGCCCTTTTTTAGCACTAAAAATGATGGAATGGGCATGGGATTGAATATTTGTCGCTCCGTGATTGAGTCCCACCAAGGGCGTTTATGGGCAAAAAATCACATGGACGTCGAACAGACAAAGCGATCAGGCTGTACCTTTACAATACTACTACCCCTTGAAATCCCAGGTTCTATCAGTAATTTGTAA
- a CDS encoding TlpA family protein disulfide reductase produces MFKSYLLRIIIFGFLFVCRPAYALELGQVIELGQMQTLNGGTFSIPANNNKHTLIQVWASWCPFCRRQNGYLEEFVKRIPKNSMNIITVSIDKNAQIAKNYMTTHGYVFEAAMMSPELKRSIGKVRGVPILIILDKNNKVVYQEIGEIFEEDFVSLERFAK; encoded by the coding sequence ATGTTTAAAAGCTATCTCCTTCGAATTATTATCTTTGGATTTTTATTCGTTTGCAGACCTGCCTATGCCTTAGAGCTTGGACAGGTGATTGAGCTTGGTCAAATGCAAACCTTAAATGGTGGCACCTTTTCCATACCAGCAAACAACAATAAACACACTTTGATTCAGGTATGGGCTTCATGGTGCCCCTTTTGCCGACGCCAGAACGGATACTTGGAGGAATTTGTAAAGCGAATTCCAAAAAATTCAATGAATATCATTACGGTATCGATTGATAAAAATGCTCAGATTGCTAAAAATTACATGACGACACATGGATATGTATTTGAAGCAGCGATGATGTCCCCAGAGTTGAAGCGATCGATTGGTAAGGTGCGCGGGGTCCCTATATTGATTATTCTGGATAAAAATAATAAGGTAGTCTATCAAGAGATTGGTGAAATCTTTGAGGAAGATTTTGTATCGCTAGAACGGTTCGCTAAATAA
- a CDS encoding response regulator transcription factor yields the protein MNTGAPIKTNQTEVVYVVDDDEAVRDSLTWLLESNGYVVRCHASAERFLQSLQSTDKTTISCAILDVRMSGMSGLELQEKLISENFPMPVAFITGHGDVSMAVSTMKRGAVDFVEKPFKENDLCSLVDRMLVKARVDYSQASQHKITQSLLGKLTGRERQVLERIVAGRLNKQIADDLSISIKTVEAHRANIMEKLKVNTVADLLRLALSDPQPH from the coding sequence ATGAATACCGGTGCCCCTATAAAAACCAATCAAACTGAAGTGGTTTATGTTGTAGATGATGATGAAGCAGTTCGTGACTCCCTCACCTGGCTATTAGAAAGTAATGGCTATGTTGTGCGCTGTCATGCCAGTGCAGAACGCTTTCTTCAATCCTTACAAAGCACGGACAAAACGACTATTTCTTGCGCCATATTAGATGTTCGAATGTCTGGAATGTCCGGTCTTGAACTCCAAGAGAAACTCATTAGCGAGAATTTCCCTATGCCAGTCGCTTTTATTACAGGTCACGGCGATGTATCTATGGCTGTATCCACTATGAAGCGTGGCGCAGTGGATTTTGTTGAAAAACCTTTTAAAGAAAATGATCTTTGTAGCTTAGTTGATCGGATGCTTGTTAAAGCACGCGTCGATTACTCTCAAGCAAGTCAACATAAGATTACTCAAAGCCTCCTTGGTAAACTGACAGGTCGTGAGCGTCAAGTGCTAGAGCGCATTGTTGCCGGACGCCTCAATAAGCAAATTGCTGATGACTTAAGTATTTCTATTAAAACGGTAGAAGCACATCGTGCCAATATCATGGAGAAATTAAAGGTCAACACTGTAGCCGATCTACTCCGACTCGCACTCTCAGATCCACAACCTCATTGA
- a CDS encoding TSUP family transporter → MHVLFLCFVAIAVYAQTLTGFALSFILLGLITLIDLVPLIDTVNIISVILVLNSIIFLYKRWPLQFEKSLFPSLATSLISTLAGMGLLIWLVGTTYEIARLLLGISICICALLLWKKTKSLSKESSPWIFAIFGSISGLLGGLFSAPGPPFVYLMYRQPWTASRILESLIFFFGVITLFRLLVSIAANQFSMNALLLTIEAIPVVYAVTAFSASRPPPLTPSTIKSIVCGLLGVIGASMAVTSAVILSN, encoded by the coding sequence GTGCACGTATTATTTCTTTGTTTTGTAGCTATTGCAGTTTATGCACAAACTCTTACAGGTTTTGCACTATCTTTTATTCTACTTGGATTAATTACCTTAATTGATCTTGTACCACTAATTGATACAGTCAATATCATTTCAGTAATACTAGTTTTAAATTCAATAATCTTTCTATACAAAAGATGGCCACTACAGTTTGAAAAATCATTATTTCCGTCTCTCGCAACTAGTCTAATTTCAACGTTAGCAGGAATGGGATTACTCATATGGCTAGTCGGAACTACTTATGAAATTGCACGGCTCTTATTGGGTATCAGTATATGCATTTGCGCTCTCCTCTTATGGAAAAAAACCAAATCGCTATCTAAGGAATCGTCGCCTTGGATATTTGCTATATTTGGATCAATTTCAGGATTGCTTGGGGGGTTATTTTCTGCGCCAGGCCCTCCATTTGTATACCTAATGTACAGACAGCCTTGGACTGCCTCCAGAATTCTAGAAAGTCTAATTTTTTTCTTCGGAGTCATTACATTATTTAGATTGCTAGTCTCGATAGCAGCAAACCAATTTTCTATGAATGCGCTTTTACTTACCATCGAGGCAATACCAGTTGTTTATGCCGTTACAGCATTTTCAGCATCACGGCCCCCACCTTTAACTCCTTCCACTATTAAATCCATAGTTTGCGGTTTACTTGGAGTTATTGGAGCTAGCATGGCTGTCACTTCTGCTGTGATCTTATCAAACTAA
- the folD gene encoding bifunctional methylenetetrahydrofolate dehydrogenase/methenyltetrahydrofolate cyclohydrolase FolD: MPAQLLDGIALSKKLRTEIAARGAIVTAKGVRPGLAVIVVGENPASQVYVRNKVKACEDVGFHSVLERYSVELGEEELLARIATLNADPSIHGILVQLPLPEHIAAERVLEAIAPEKDVDGFHVANAGALMVGQPSFKPCTPYGCMKMLESIEYPIRGARAVIVGASNIVGKPMAMLLLQAGATVTICNSKTRDLAHHTKDADILVVATGKPRMITGEMVKTGAVVIDVGINRLPDGKLCGDVDFDAAKYIAGWITPVPGGVGPMTITMLLMNTLEAAEKAAKY, encoded by the coding sequence ATGCCCGCACAACTGCTTGACGGAATTGCTCTATCCAAAAAACTACGCACTGAAATTGCTGCACGCGGAGCTATTGTTACTGCCAAAGGCGTCAGGCCAGGTTTAGCCGTCATTGTTGTTGGTGAAAATCCAGCAAGTCAGGTATATGTTCGTAATAAAGTGAAAGCCTGTGAAGATGTTGGCTTTCATTCTGTACTAGAAAGATACTCTGTAGAGCTCGGTGAAGAAGAATTGCTTGCACGTATTGCCACACTCAATGCTGATCCGTCTATCCATGGCATTTTGGTGCAACTGCCACTGCCTGAGCATATTGCAGCTGAACGCGTTTTAGAGGCTATTGCTCCAGAAAAAGATGTAGATGGATTTCATGTGGCAAATGCCGGAGCACTCATGGTCGGTCAACCCTCTTTTAAGCCCTGCACTCCTTATGGTTGTATGAAAATGCTGGAAAGTATTGAATATCCTATTCGTGGTGCACGTGCTGTGATTGTTGGTGCATCGAATATTGTCGGTAAGCCAATGGCTATGCTATTACTCCAAGCAGGTGCGACGGTCACTATTTGCAATAGCAAAACCCGTGACTTGGCACATCACACCAAAGATGCTGACATCTTGGTGGTTGCTACTGGTAAACCTAGAATGATTACCGGTGAAATGGTGAAGACTGGTGCTGTCGTCATTGATGTTGGTATCAATCGCTTACCTGATGGCAAGCTTTGTGGCGATGTGGATTTTGATGCTGCGAAGTATATTGCTGGCTGGATCACACCAGTGCCGGGTGGAGTTGGACCCATGACCATTACGATGTTGTTAATGAATACCCTTGAGGCCGCTGAAAAAGCAGCTAAATATTAA
- a CDS encoding mandelate racemase/muconate lactonizing enzyme family protein yields MKVTAVETIECDAGWRNYYFVKISTDKGIVGWSEYDEGFGSPGVGAIIEKLKGRLIGQSVNNHEQFFQLAYCLTRPATGGVIGQAMGAIENALLDAKAKGLGVPCYELLGGKLRDQVPVYWSHCPTWRINHPQFYGNAVTDLEGVKKTAAEVKARGFTALKTNLFIHEDGPAFAWRPGFAVPFKPELPVTPKLIRNIRQHLEALREGGGPDLGILIDINFNAKPEGLLKLLRALSDLDLFWVEIDSYTPKGLAYVRQHSPFPISSCETLIGMKEFLPFFEYQAMDVAIIDGVWNGMFQALKIAALADAHDVNVAPHNFYGDLCTLMNAHFAAAVPNLHIMEVDIDRLPWEGELFTHAPEFKDGCLIVPDRPGWGTDPIEKELRARPPKVTGGLLQYKRA; encoded by the coding sequence ATGAAAGTAACTGCTGTAGAAACTATTGAGTGTGATGCTGGCTGGCGAAACTATTACTTTGTCAAAATAAGTACCGATAAAGGAATTGTTGGTTGGAGTGAGTATGACGAAGGATTTGGCTCGCCTGGAGTGGGAGCGATCATTGAGAAACTCAAAGGCCGTTTAATTGGTCAGTCAGTCAATAATCATGAGCAATTTTTTCAACTTGCTTACTGCCTCACTAGACCAGCCACTGGTGGCGTAATTGGTCAAGCAATGGGTGCAATAGAGAATGCATTACTGGATGCAAAAGCAAAAGGTTTAGGCGTTCCGTGCTATGAATTACTGGGGGGAAAGTTAAGAGACCAAGTACCTGTTTATTGGTCTCACTGCCCCACCTGGAGAATTAACCATCCTCAGTTTTATGGCAATGCAGTCACTGATTTAGAGGGCGTCAAGAAAACTGCTGCGGAGGTAAAAGCGCGCGGATTTACAGCATTAAAAACAAATCTATTCATCCATGAAGATGGGCCAGCATTTGCCTGGAGGCCTGGCTTTGCAGTTCCGTTTAAACCAGAATTACCAGTCACGCCTAAATTAATTCGCAACATTCGCCAGCACCTAGAAGCACTCAGAGAAGGAGGCGGGCCAGACCTCGGCATACTAATCGATATAAACTTTAATGCAAAACCCGAAGGCCTTTTAAAGCTACTAAGAGCTTTAAGTGACCTTGACTTATTTTGGGTAGAAATAGATTCATATACGCCTAAGGGATTGGCTTATGTCCGTCAACATAGCCCCTTCCCTATCAGCTCTTGCGAAACACTCATCGGCATGAAAGAGTTTTTACCGTTCTTTGAGTATCAAGCAATGGATGTGGCCATTATTGACGGTGTATGGAATGGTATGTTTCAAGCATTAAAAATAGCTGCCCTAGCGGATGCGCATGATGTCAATGTGGCTCCTCATAATTTTTATGGTGATTTATGTACTTTGATGAATGCCCATTTTGCGGCAGCTGTCCCTAATTTACATATTATGGAAGTAGATATTGATCGACTGCCATGGGAAGGCGAATTATTTACCCATGCTCCGGAATTTAAAGATGGTTGCTTAATAGTGCCAGATCGCCCAGGCTGGGGAACGGATCCTATTGAAAAAGAACTACGCGCACGCCCACCAAAGGTGACTGGCGGTCTATTGCAATATAAACGCGCTTAA
- a CDS encoding LysR family transcriptional regulator, with product MSIRALRAFLAFNQLGTVAAAAKSVHQSSAAVSVQLKLLEERLGGSLFHRTQRSLSLTSLGYRLLPVAEQILTLHSEMLALSQPSKPAGKLTIGVINSALIGVLPPILQNLKIESPDLDIRIMAGISPTLFTQVQDGILDAAIITRPPKSITTDLMIRPLYTEPFALVMAKTMPYTQLAKILEAQPYIAFDRSTWVGGKAEQFIQKLGIKTHVVMELDSQEAIISLIKHGIGVSVLPIQPGSEVSNDKTLQFISLSGLHRDVVFVEKKDHPHAHLTSKLMDAYVNWSES from the coding sequence ATGTCTATACGTGCCTTAAGAGCTTTTTTGGCTTTTAATCAACTGGGAACCGTTGCAGCGGCTGCAAAAAGTGTTCACCAGTCCTCAGCTGCTGTGAGCGTTCAGCTCAAACTTTTAGAGGAGAGGCTGGGAGGATCGTTATTTCATCGCACCCAAAGATCCTTAAGTCTTACGTCCTTAGGGTATCGACTTCTTCCTGTGGCAGAACAAATATTGACTTTGCACAGCGAAATGCTTGCCTTAAGTCAGCCAAGCAAACCTGCTGGAAAGCTCACAATTGGAGTAATTAATAGTGCGCTCATCGGCGTTCTACCTCCTATTTTGCAAAACTTAAAAATAGAATCTCCTGATCTTGACATTCGAATCATGGCTGGTATTTCCCCAACCTTATTTACTCAGGTGCAAGATGGCATCTTAGATGCAGCAATTATTACCAGGCCACCAAAATCAATCACTACCGATTTAATGATTCGCCCTCTTTATACAGAGCCATTTGCATTGGTGATGGCGAAAACAATGCCTTATACCCAGCTGGCCAAGATATTAGAGGCTCAGCCATACATTGCATTTGACCGTAGTACATGGGTTGGGGGAAAGGCTGAACAGTTTATACAAAAACTAGGTATTAAAACCCATGTGGTGATGGAGTTAGATTCACAGGAAGCCATTATTTCATTAATCAAGCATGGCATTGGCGTATCTGTACTGCCAATCCAGCCTGGTAGTGAAGTTTCAAATGATAAGACATTGCAGTTTATTTCTCTGTCAGGATTACATCGAGATGTTGTGTTTGTAGAGAAAAAGGATCATCCACATGCGCATTTGACGAGTAAATTAATGGACGCATACGTTAATTGGTCTGAAAGTTAG
- a CDS encoding hydroxyacid dehydrogenase produces the protein MKILIPEGILSESLDRLRAEQHEVIYNPELVNHHEKLIEAAQDVHAIIVRRLTQVRGELLDVMKNCKAVGRLGVGLDNIDVKTCRARGIEVIPAIGANARSVAEYVITTSMMLMRKAYLATDEVSSGKWPKARIDQGKEILGSTLGIIGLGSIGRATADLAIKLGFQVIAVSNPTSQEKQPRLDGIKYVSLEELITKSDIVSLHLPYTAESKNMIDTKSIAQMKSGAILINAARGGIVDDDALIEALHNGHLGGAAIDVFENEPLQKSAKYSNVPNLILTPHIAGITQQSESRVNKAVIDKILQVLSTK, from the coding sequence ATGAAAATTCTTATCCCAGAAGGGATCCTGTCCGAGTCCTTAGATCGACTTCGTGCAGAGCAACACGAAGTAATCTATAACCCAGAGCTTGTTAATCATCATGAAAAACTCATTGAAGCTGCACAAGATGTACATGCAATTATTGTTAGGCGATTAACCCAAGTACGCGGGGAATTACTTGATGTCATGAAAAATTGTAAGGCAGTAGGAAGGCTTGGTGTCGGTCTAGACAATATTGATGTAAAAACTTGCAGGGCCAGAGGAATTGAGGTTATCCCCGCTATCGGCGCAAATGCAAGAAGCGTTGCAGAATATGTTATTACAACATCAATGATGCTAATGCGCAAAGCATACCTGGCGACAGATGAAGTCAGTAGTGGAAAATGGCCTAAGGCAAGAATTGATCAAGGCAAAGAAATACTGGGCAGTACCTTGGGAATAATTGGGTTGGGGTCTATCGGCAGAGCCACAGCAGATTTAGCCATAAAGTTAGGTTTTCAAGTTATTGCCGTAAGCAATCCAACATCGCAAGAAAAACAACCTAGACTAGATGGCATCAAATACGTATCCCTAGAAGAGCTTATAACTAAAAGTGACATTGTATCTCTACATCTGCCCTATACCGCAGAGTCCAAAAATATGATTGATACAAAATCAATAGCGCAAATGAAGTCAGGCGCGATCTTAATTAATGCGGCTCGTGGAGGGATTGTGGATGATGATGCATTGATAGAAGCGCTTCATAATGGCCATTTAGGTGGTGCAGCAATAGATGTATTTGAAAACGAGCCTCTACAGAAATCAGCGAAATACTCAAACGTACCTAATTTAATTTTGACGCCACATATTGCCGGGATAACCCAACAATCCGAAAGTCGCGTTAACAAGGCTGTTATAGATAAAATTTTACAAGTGCTATCTACTAAATAA
- a CDS encoding Bug family tripartite tricarboxylate transporter substrate binding protein → MKHLKLVIKGVFTSLVLITSMNVLAAWPDKPITLIVPFPPGGNTDLIARLIAPSLSTKLGQPVIVENKPGAGSMIGSQYVARSKDGHTFLMGTFANVLNEFFYRNKLVDLRKDLVPVTQVLTIANYFATAPNSKINSIADIISQSKANPGSLSCGSSGVGTSGHLACEMLVQRTGIKLNIIPYKGGAPAITDVIGGHTNFLAINEVLPHIRDGRMKGLAITSEKRSPLAPELAPVSDTVPGYDLVSWYGVFAPANTPTDVVSKLNTEIVAVIKERAVQDRIMSLGASPVGNSPKEFAEFINNDLVKWEKVIKPMNIYLD, encoded by the coding sequence ATGAAACATCTCAAATTAGTAATTAAGGGCGTATTCACCTCGCTTGTTTTAATCACCTCAATGAATGTTTTGGCAGCCTGGCCAGATAAACCCATCACGCTTATCGTCCCCTTTCCCCCTGGCGGAAATACGGATCTCATTGCGCGCTTAATAGCCCCGTCATTGAGCACGAAGCTTGGACAACCCGTAATAGTAGAAAATAAACCCGGCGCTGGAAGTATGATTGGTAGCCAGTATGTAGCGCGCTCTAAGGATGGACATACCTTTTTAATGGGCACCTTTGCTAATGTCCTCAATGAGTTTTTCTATAGAAATAAACTGGTTGATCTTCGTAAAGATCTAGTTCCAGTGACCCAAGTACTCACAATTGCCAACTATTTTGCAACTGCGCCAAACTCAAAGATTAATTCTATAGCGGACATCATCAGTCAATCAAAAGCAAATCCAGGCAGCCTCTCTTGCGGTAGTAGTGGCGTTGGAACAAGCGGTCATTTAGCCTGTGAAATGTTAGTGCAACGAACCGGCATCAAGCTTAATATTATTCCTTATAAAGGTGGGGCTCCAGCAATCACAGATGTGATTGGTGGCCATACGAATTTCTTAGCAATCAATGAAGTACTGCCCCATATTCGAGATGGTCGCATGAAAGGCTTAGCTATTACCTCCGAAAAGAGATCTCCGCTTGCACCTGAACTAGCCCCAGTATCTGATACCGTTCCTGGCTATGACCTAGTTTCTTGGTATGGTGTATTTGCGCCGGCCAATACTCCTACAGATGTAGTCTCAAAGTTAAATACAGAAATCGTAGCTGTAATTAAAGAACGTGCAGTTCAAGACCGCATTATGTCGCTTGGTGCATCTCCTGTTGGAAACTCACCCAAAGAATTTGCAGAGTTTATAAATAATGATCTAGTTAAATGGGAAAAAGTCATTAAACCTATGAATATTTATCTTGACTAA